From one Lasioglossum baleicum chromosome 11, iyLasBale1, whole genome shotgun sequence genomic stretch:
- the LOC143213456 gene encoding mitochondrial import inner membrane translocase subunit Tim17-A produces the protein MEYNREPCPWRIVDDCGGAFTMGAICGSLFQSIIGFRNAPSGINRRLLGGLAAMKNRVPLVAGNFALWGGLFSAIECTLIRCRSKDDPWNSILSGALTGGVLAARTGIPSMIGSATVGGVFLALVEGFGIMATRLHADSFAQHIQMYDPENLPEFHGLPLRSRIGFTGAPIAGDTPPPRQMNTANSVDVDRIGKGR, from the exons ATGGAATATAACCGCGAGCCTTGTCCCTGGAGGATCGTGGACGATTGTGGAGGCGCTTTCACCATGGGTGCCATTTGTGGATCACTTTTTCAG AGCATCATCGGATTCCGGAACGCGCCTTCAGGGATCAATAGAAGGCTGCTCGGCGGTCTGGCAGCGATGAAGAACCGTGTGCCCCTAGTGGCCGGGAACTTCGCGCTCTGGGGTGGTCTTTTCTCGGCGATCGAGTGCACCCTGATCCGCTGTCGATCGAAGGACGATCCGTGGAACTCAATTCTGAGCGGCGCCCTGACTGGAGGCGTTCTAGCCGCGAGAACCGGCATCCCCTCGATGATAGGGAGCGCGACGGTTGGAGGTGTATTCCTGGCCTTGGTCGAAGGGTTCGGGATCATGGCGACAAGGCTTCACGCCGATTCCTTCGCCCAACACATACAGATGTACGACCCGGAGAATCTTCCCGAGTTCCATGGCCTGCCGCTGAGGAGCAGAATTGGCTTCACCGGGGCGCCAATCGCCGGAGACACGCCACCCCCGAGGCAGATGAATACGGCGAACTCTGTCGATGTAGACAGAATCGGCAAGGGCAGATGA